In Harpia harpyja isolate bHarHar1 chromosome 22, bHarHar1 primary haplotype, whole genome shotgun sequence, a single genomic region encodes these proteins:
- the F10 gene encoding coagulation factor X, whose protein sequence is MADRLLLLLLCAALAGELRAEGGVFIKKENADKFLERAKRANSFLEELKKGNIERECNEERCSKEEAREAFEDQEKTEEFWNIYVDGNQCSSSPCHYGGHCKDGIGSYTCSCLDGYQGKNCEFVIPKYCKINNGDCEHFCSIKKSVQKDVLCSCAKGYVLAEDGKHCVSSVKYPCGKVFVKRKKRSVILPDDKSNVTSNQDGPPTNGTSLEAAIVTTTESPTVRPGNGTSSKTPYVNTRIVGGDECLLGECPWQAVLLNEAGEEFCGGTILNENFILTAAHCMNQSKEIKVVVGEVDREKKEHSETMHTVDKILVHSKYIAETYDNDIALIKLKEPITFSEYIVAACLPEADFANEVLMNQRSGMVSGFGREFEGGRLSKKLKVLEVPYVDRNTCKQSTNFAITENMFCAGYETEQKDACQGDSGGPHVTRYKDTYFVTGIVSWGEGCAKKGKYGVYTKLSRFLRWVRTVMRQSF, encoded by the exons ATGGCCGACcgcctgctgctcctcctgctctgcGCGGCGCTGGCGGGCGAGCTCCGGGCTGAGGGAGGCG TATTcatcaagaaagaaaatgctgacaAGTTCTTGGAAAGAGCAAAACGTGCTAACTCTTTTTTGGAGGAATTGAAGAAAGGGAATATTGAAAGAGAATGCAATGAGGAGCGCTGCTCGAAAGAAGAAGCAAGAGAAGCCTTTGAAGACCAGGAGAAAACT GAGGAATTCTGGAACATCTATGTAG ATGGGAACCAATGCAGCTCAAGTCCTTGTCATTATGGTGGACATTGTAAAGATGGAATTGGTTCCTACACTTGCTCATGCTTGGATGGTTACCAAGGCAAGAACTGTGAATTTG TCATACCAAAGTACTGCAAAATAAACAATGGTGACTGTGAGCATTTCTGCAGCATCAAAAAAAGTGTACAGAAGGATGTTTTGTGTTCCTGTGCAAAAGGGTATGTTCTAGCAGAGGATGGCAAACACTGTGTTTCATCAG TAAAGTATCCTTGTGGAAAagtttttgtgaaaagaaaaaaaaggtcagttATTTTACCCGATGATAAAAGCAATGTAACTAGTAATCAAGATGGCCCTCCCACAAATGGAACAAGTTTGGAGGCGGCCATTGTAACTACCACAGAAAGCCCAACTGTCCGTCCTGGCAATGGTACAAGTAGCAAGACTCCATATGTCAATACCAGGATAGTGGGTGGTGATGAGTGCCTTCTTGGCGAATGTCCATGGCAG gctgtTCTGTTAAACGAGGCAGGGGAAGAGTTTTGCGGTGGAactattttgaatgaaaattttatacTTACTGCAGCTCATTGCATGAACCAATCTAAAGAAATCAAAGTTGTTGTTG GTGAAgtggacagagaaaagaaagaacattctGAAACAATGCATACTGTGGACAAAATACTTGTTCACTCTAAATACATTGCTGAGACTTACGATAATGACATAGCCTTGATAAAGCTGAAGGAACCTATAACGTTTTCTGAGTACATTGTCGCAGCATGCCTCCCTGAAGCAGACTTTGCTAATGAAGTTCTGATGAACCAAAGATCCGGGATGGTTAGTGGCTTTGGACGTGAATTTGAAGGTGGACGACTATCCAAAAAACTGAAAGTGCTTGAAGTCCCCTATGTTGATAGGAACACTTGCAAGCAATCCACTAACTTTGCTataacagaaaacatgttttgtgCTGGTTATGAAACAGAGCAAAAAGATGCTTGTCAAGGAGACAGTGGAGGTCCCCATGTAACCAGATATAAGGATACTTATTTCGTTACTGGAATTGTTAGCTGGGGAGAAGGATGTGCAAAGAAAGGCAAATATGGTGTCTATACCAAACTGTCCAGGTTCTTACGCTGGGTAAGAACAGTCATGAGACAAAGTTTCTAG